Proteins encoded in a region of the Streptomyces sp. NBC_01298 genome:
- a CDS encoding extracellular catalytic domain type 1 short-chain-length polyhydroxyalkanoate depolymerase, with product MSSRSRSSDARPTGRQRTRRALVRLLALALLAVGGVVAGPVSPARAAVTLQRVTGFGANPGQLGMYVYRPASLPAVPPVVIALHGCTQNAQTYADNSGLPELADRDGFLLVLAETTSANNPSKCFNWFQPADNRRGQGEAASIRQMAAHAASAYAADPARTFVTGLSAGGAMTSVMLAAYPDVFAAGAVIAGLPYDCAKGSGPYTCMNPGVDKSPAAWAQLVRDAYPAWTGPWPRVAIWQGDADTTVVPRNADELRDQWTALHGLPQTPARTSVIGPDATRQEEYTATDGTVSVEVDRVPGIGHGTPVDPGSGPGQCGHTGAAYFLASICSAHWIAKFFGLDASTTDPDPDPDPDPDPDPGEPAACWKANNYQQVQAGRATTDGSYAYARGSGQNLGLYNLYVTHTLQESPTGYFVIADTGCP from the coding sequence ATGTCCTCGCGCAGCAGATCGTCCGACGCCCGGCCCACCGGCCGACAGCGCACCCGCCGCGCTCTCGTGCGGCTGCTCGCACTGGCGCTGCTGGCCGTGGGCGGGGTGGTGGCCGGGCCCGTGTCCCCCGCCCGCGCCGCCGTCACGCTCCAGCGGGTCACCGGGTTCGGCGCCAATCCCGGGCAGCTGGGCATGTACGTGTACCGGCCGGCCTCCCTCCCGGCAGTGCCGCCCGTGGTGATTGCCCTGCACGGCTGCACGCAGAACGCCCAGACCTACGCGGACAACTCCGGTCTGCCCGAACTCGCCGACCGTGACGGCTTCCTGCTGGTGCTCGCGGAGACCACCTCCGCGAACAACCCGAGCAAGTGCTTCAACTGGTTCCAGCCCGCGGACAACCGGCGCGGCCAGGGCGAGGCCGCGTCCATCCGGCAGATGGCCGCGCACGCCGCCTCCGCCTACGCCGCCGACCCCGCCCGCACCTTCGTCACCGGCCTGTCGGCCGGCGGCGCGATGACCTCGGTGATGCTCGCCGCCTACCCGGACGTGTTCGCGGCCGGTGCGGTGATCGCCGGACTGCCCTACGACTGCGCCAAGGGGAGCGGTCCCTATACGTGCATGAATCCAGGTGTGGACAAGTCCCCCGCCGCCTGGGCCCAGTTGGTGCGCGACGCGTATCCGGCGTGGACCGGCCCGTGGCCCCGGGTCGCGATCTGGCAGGGCGACGCGGACACCACCGTCGTTCCCCGCAACGCCGATGAACTGCGCGACCAGTGGACGGCGTTGCACGGCCTCCCGCAGACCCCCGCCCGCACCTCCGTCATCGGGCCCGACGCGACCCGGCAGGAGGAGTACACGGCCACCGACGGCACGGTGTCCGTGGAGGTGGACCGGGTCCCGGGCATCGGGCACGGCACCCCGGTCGACCCCGGCTCCGGTCCCGGTCAGTGCGGGCACACCGGGGCGGCGTACTTCCTCGCCTCGATCTGCTCCGCCCACTGGATCGCGAAGTTCTTCGGCCTGGACGCCTCCACGACCGACCCCGACCCCGACCCGGATCCCGATCCCGATCCCGACCCCGGCGAACCCGCGGCCTGTTGGAAGGCGAACAACTACCAGCAGGTGCAGGCGGGCCGGGCCACGACCGACGGGAGCTACGCGTACGCCAGGGGTTCGGGCCAGAACCTCGGCCTCTACAACCTCTACGTCACGCACACCTTGCAGGAGTCGCCCACCGGCTACTTCGTGATCGCCGACACCGGCTGCCCCTGA